The Branchiostoma floridae strain S238N-H82 chromosome 8, Bfl_VNyyK, whole genome shotgun sequence genome has a segment encoding these proteins:
- the LOC118420970 gene encoding zinc finger protein 239-like, producing MASKPQLKQNAAEDGQDFPRTHKCSYCEKEFRRKSKLDRHLRTHTGEKPYNCEHCNKGFSQSTQLKTHMRTHTGENPYRCEECSKQFSTLSNLKSHMRTHTGEKPYKCKTCCKQFSNLCNMKTHMRTHTGEIPYKCKHCNKGFSQSPHLKAHIRTHTGENPYRCEQCSKQFSALSDLKKHMRTHTGEKPGTCGLTPYKCQVCSRQFRQLGTLNRHMRTYTVEKPYRCEACWKQFRELGNLKERIRAHTG from the exons ATGGCATCGAAACCTCAACTGAAACAAAATGCGGCGGAGGATGGACAAGATTTTCcccgtacccacaagtgcagcTATTGTGAAAAGGAGTTTCGCCGCAAAAGTAAGCTCGATCGACATCTGCGAAcgcataccggtgagaaaccgtacaactGTGAACATTGCAACAAAGGCTTCAGTCAGTCAACTCagctgaagactcacatgcggactcatacggGGGAAAacccgtacaggtgtgaggagtgcagcaagcagttcagtacaTTGTCAAATCTAAAGAgtcacatgagaacccacacaggtgagaaaccgtacaagtgtaagacatgctgcaagcagttcagtaatCTTTGTAACATGAAAacacacatgagaactcacactggggagataCCGTACAAGTGTAAACATTGCAACAAAGGCTTCAGTCAGTCACCTCACCTGAAGGCTCACATacggactcatacaggggaaaacCCGTACAGATGTGagcagtgcagcaaacagtttagtgcACTGTCagatctaaagaaacacatgcggacccacactggcgagaaacc aggcacatgcggactcacaccgtACAAGTGCCAGgtgtgcagcagacagttcagacagctGGGTACTCTAAACAGACACATGCGGACTTACACCGTtgagaaaccgtacagatgtgaggCATGCTGGAAGCAGTTCCGTGAGCTGGGAAATCTAAAGGAACGCATCCGGGCTCACACTGGTtag